From Elusimicrobiaceae bacterium, one genomic window encodes:
- the nadA gene encoding quinolinate synthase NadA — protein sequence MKRLIYKMSFELPNKEELLTQEAHRLYGLLGSVSHLEGRKWTYADCLQIAPYTLSINQIKKEQNAVILAHSYTVPELVLGVADFSGDSYALSLKAKEVREEKIIFAGVWFMAETAKILNPCKHVIIPAGKAGCSLADAITAEEVRRLKREYPDVAVLCYVNSTAEVKAECDVCVTSGNVFDIAERLPQKELIFVPDLLMAQNIEQELKRRGNPKKIIAAGGSCCVHDRYSVEDVQKLRAQYPDIVVICHPECQPQVCAACDYVGSTKAMQDYVSKSPAKIFGMLTEQGLVNRLEAAFTDKQFVWPFGTCQYMKQNTLENTFQALLEPQPEQIVSLSSDVIARAQKSLQKMFELSK from the coding sequence ATGAAGAGGCTGATTTATAAGATGTCTTTTGAACTTCCAAACAAAGAAGAACTTTTAACACAAGAAGCCCATAGACTCTATGGGCTTTTGGGTTCTGTTTCGCATTTAGAAGGGCGAAAATGGACCTATGCCGACTGTCTTCAAATTGCTCCTTACACCCTTTCCATTAACCAAATTAAAAAAGAGCAAAATGCCGTTATTTTAGCCCACTCTTATACAGTGCCGGAATTAGTGTTGGGTGTGGCTGATTTTAGCGGAGACTCTTATGCATTAAGTTTGAAAGCAAAAGAAGTGCGCGAAGAAAAAATTATTTTCGCCGGTGTTTGGTTTATGGCAGAAACGGCTAAAATTTTAAATCCTTGTAAGCACGTTATTATTCCGGCGGGAAAAGCTGGCTGTAGTTTGGCCGATGCTATTACTGCTGAAGAAGTGCGCCGACTAAAAAGAGAATATCCTGATGTTGCGGTACTCTGCTACGTTAATAGTACTGCAGAGGTAAAAGCAGAATGTGATGTTTGTGTCACCTCCGGCAATGTCTTTGATATTGCGGAAAGATTGCCCCAAAAAGAATTGATTTTCGTGCCGGATTTGTTAATGGCTCAAAACATAGAGCAAGAGTTGAAACGACGCGGAAATCCTAAAAAAATTATTGCCGCAGGCGGAAGTTGCTGCGTGCATGATCGCTATAGCGTAGAAGACGTGCAAAAATTACGTGCGCAATATCCTGATATTGTGGTTATTTGTCACCCTGAGTGTCAGCCGCAAGTTTGTGCCGCGTGCGACTATGTGGGCAGCACCAAAGCGATGCAAGACTACGTAAGCAAAAGCCCTGCCAAGATTTTTGGCATGTTGACGGAGCAAGGGTTGGTGAATCGTTTGGAAGCCGCCTTTACAGATAAGCAATTTGTTTGGCCGTTCGGTACGTGCCAATATATGAAGCAAAACACGTTGGAAAATACTTTTCAGGCTTTGTTAGAGCCTCAGCCGGAGCAAATAGTTTCTCTATCGAGTGACGTGATAGCCCGTGCACAAAAATCTTTACAAAAAATGTTTGAGTTAAGCAAATGA